In the genome of Paenibacillus sp. GP183, the window TAAATTCTCAATTCGTAAATCATAACATCGCCTCATCTTCTGAAATTTTCAATTCCGATCAACTACATTTTCAATTATAAATAATCATTTATGCTGGATGCAAGATCAACTGCAGCAAACCGCCCCGCATATATCGTCCCAATCCCTTTAAACTTAATAACCGTTACGGATTTGATTCATCACCCGGCTCGTTCTCGCCGCACTTGCACCGGTACTGGGACAAACACCGCGGCTGGTCAGTTCATCAACGATTGTCTGAATGAGCGGCTGCTGAATGTGCTGCGGTGGTTCAAAGCGGAATTCATCCGTTGCCCCCGTTTCCAAAGCGAGAAGCACCGGCTCCGTGCCGAATGTGGAAAAACGAATTTTACCCTTGCTGCCGACGATTTCGTTCATCTCATATTGTTCGTAAGCGGAGAAGCACCAGACTCCGGTGCCATGTGCACCCGAATCAAAAATAAATTGCGCTGAAACAATATCGTCGGTAGCGTACAGACCAGACTGATTGGCAGCGGTTCCCGCCGCCGATACGATCGGTCCTAAAATATAATCAAGAATGTCGAGCGTATGGGAGCCGACGTCCATGAATTTGCCTCCTCCCGAAATATCCGGTTTAACGCGCCAGGAGCCCTTTCCGGCAAGCTCATCCCGCGCTGGAGGACTGTAATGGATAACGTTGACGTGACGGATTTCGCCGATTGCCCCATTCTCCACCCATTGTTTAATTTGAATGAAGCGCGGCAGTGCCCTTCGATAATAAGCAACGAATAACGGCACCTTTGCCTCTTCGCATGCCTGGAGCATCGCGATGCATTCCGCTTCATTCATCGCCATTGGTTTCTCTACATACACCGGCTTACCGGCCTGTGCGCATCGAAGCGTGTATTCCATATGGGTAGAAGGAGGTGTTGCAATATATACCGCATCCACTTCCAAATCGTGAATGAGAGCATCCGCATCGTCATACCATTTCGGCACCCGATGCCTTCTAGCGTAATCCTCCGCCAAGGAGCCGTTCCTTCTCATGACCGCCAAAAGTTCCGAACGGTCCGCCTTCTGAAACCCAGGACCGCTCTTTACCTCGGTAACATCGCCACAGCCGATAATGCCCCATCGAATCTTACTCATCACTACGCTTCCTCTCTTAGTTTAGTGAGTTAGGAGAAACATGCCCTCTCAGCGAAGTAGTTTTTGCAACAATGCGTTTTTTCTCATGCTTGCTCCTTTAACTTCATTAGTTCTCGGACTAACAACTCAGGATTTTGTGAACCAATCAATAGTCGCTCTCCGTCTTCAAGCGTTAGCATTACTCCTTGGTTGCCACTCGCAGTATAAGCCCAGCCGCTATTGCCTAGCCTAATACCCCAACCGCCGTAATCCCGAATCGGTTTGAACTCCCATATCTCCACTTTCTGAATGCTCGATAAGGCAATATGACGACTCTTCAGGGGAATGTATCGGATCTGGATGAGCATCTTTTCCTTCTGGATTTCCACTGCCATTCTGGAGGAGAAAAAGAATGCTGGGATAACTAATCCAACCGAAACCCAAATTAACGCTAACAACCAATCAGGCGCATGCTGCTTTCCAAATGGAATCCCGTATACGATTTGCTTGACTAACCCCACGGTCAACAACACAGTGAGTGGTAAAAGCAACAGACCGATCCCACGCAGGAGTGGGATTTTCTGAATTTCTTTATAAGTACTGTTGTATTCTTGCATATCCAGTACCTCCGGTTATCGCATCAACAACTTGAACTCGTAATACCCTCTTTATGTAATGGAGCGTATTAATTCATCCTATGGTAAATAGTACCACATAAATTAAGACATCTGTACGTTATCCGTTAGTTGAACAAATGAGTCACATATGTGATTGCTGTAAACGACTATTAATAAGATTCAAAAGCCACTTCTGCTCGCCTGGAACTTTCTCACGTAGCCTAGCAGCCGCTACCGGTAATATCCACGAGTCAATATCAGCAATATTGCAGTTAGACACCCTGCTGTATTCTTTTAAATAAGTATTGTGTAATAGCTTCTTGACTACTCGTATCGCTAAGGTCATTTTCTTTGAAGTAGAGGGTGGAATAAAAGGAGAGCGGATCATTAAGCACGTTCTTGCTATATCACACAATGGATTTCCAATGTTTGCATTCGTCCAGTCTATCGCTACTGTTTTGGAGCTCGTCATCAGTATGTTATCAGGATGTAAATCCCCATGGCATATCCTGTTACCAGAAGGTAAAGTAAGAAGAAAGCTACATACTGATTCCGTTTTTTCTTTTAACAGATCGGAAGAATCCCTTATGGCTTTTTCCAATAGGTCTTTTTGAGGAGGAAGTTTGTCTGTACCACATCGATGAATGTTGTGATGAAGCTGAGCCATTTTACGTGCACAGTCGGCTATTTTAAGTGGTGAAGATTGCATTATCGCAAGCATGGAAGGACCCATGATGCGTTCATATATGAGACCTAACCTGTCACCTTCTTCAATCATTTCAAAAACAACAGGTGATGGAACACCTGCTTCATTCACGGCTTTTGCATTTTCCATTTCATGTTTAATCCATTCCGGCTCATACCAATCGTAATAAAATTTTATTGCATGGTCTTGTCCCCATTCATATACCTCAGCAGTCATTCCCTTGCCAATCAATGCACCCTTTTTCATATTCACCCACCACAAATGGCCATATTTTCCTATATAGATTCCTCATTATTGTTCCATTATCCTGCCCGTTCGTATTATGAGGTCACCAGATCTTTCTGGTCGACCTCTTTTTTGTAAGGTCGTAAGATAGCGGTAGCCGGGGATTGAACGTTTCTGCCCGTGGGACTTGGATCCCGAGAGCTATTCAGTTCATCCCCCCTACTTGTTCAACCATGGTTAGGCTGGTTGGGACATGAATCCCGTATCACATGCGATAGTGTGGAAGACAAGAAGGTTAGGGGTTGCCGGTGAAAATACAACAGGAGTGATGTCATGAATCCAGTCATTGGTTTGGATGTATCAAAGGGAGAGAGCCACGCACAAGCTTTTTTAGACCGTGGAGTACCTCATGGGAAGATCTTTAGGTTTAATCATGATCTTGAAGGGTTAGCATCTTTTCTAAATTATATGAGAGGAGTGGAATCAGTTGCAGGGATGCGTCCCTCCATTGTTATGGAAGCAACAGGCCATTATCATAGCCCCGTTGTTCAGTTTCTGGATGAGCACCAGTATTTGAACATCGTCATTAATCCTTTAATCTCACATAACGCCAAGAAAACCAATTTGCGACGGTTGAAGACCGATGCCGCTGATG includes:
- a CDS encoding DUF6141 family protein, which translates into the protein MQEYNSTYKEIQKIPLLRGIGLLLLPLTVLLTVGLVKQIVYGIPFGKQHAPDWLLALIWVSVGLVIPAFFFSSRMAVEIQKEKMLIQIRYIPLKSRHIALSSIQKVEIWEFKPIRDYGGWGIRLGNSGWAYTASGNQGVMLTLEDGERLLIGSQNPELLVRELMKLKEQA
- a CDS encoding aminoglycoside phosphotransferase family protein, with the translated sequence MKKGALIGKGMTAEVYEWGQDHAIKFYYDWYEPEWIKHEMENAKAVNEAGVPSPVVFEMIEEGDRLGLIYERIMGPSMLAIMQSSPLKIADCARKMAQLHHNIHRCGTDKLPPQKDLLEKAIRDSSDLLKEKTESVCSFLLTLPSGNRICHGDLHPDNILMTSSKTVAIDWTNANIGNPLCDIARTCLMIRSPFIPPSTSKKMTLAIRVVKKLLHNTYLKEYSRVSNCNIADIDSWILPVAAARLREKVPGEQKWLLNLINSRLQQSHM
- a CDS encoding Gfo/Idh/MocA family oxidoreductase — protein: MSKIRWGIIGCGDVTEVKSGPGFQKADRSELLAVMRRNGSLAEDYARRHRVPKWYDDADALIHDLEVDAVYIATPPSTHMEYTLRCAQAGKPVYVEKPMAMNEAECIAMLQACEEAKVPLFVAYYRRALPRFIQIKQWVENGAIGEIRHVNVIHYSPPARDELAGKGSWRVKPDISGGGKFMDVGSHTLDILDYILGPIVSAAGTAANQSGLYATDDIVSAQFIFDSGAHGTGVWCFSAYEQYEMNEIVGSKGKIRFSTFGTEPVLLALETGATDEFRFEPPQHIQQPLIQTIVDELTSRGVCPSTGASAARTSRVMNQIRNGY